A window of the Lolium perenne isolate Kyuss_39 chromosome 7, Kyuss_2.0, whole genome shotgun sequence genome harbors these coding sequences:
- the LOC127318059 gene encoding AP-1 complex subunit gamma-2 isoform X2 has product MDLSMNPFSSGTRLRDMIRAIRASKTAAEERAVVRRECAAIRAAISGNDQDYRHRNMAKLMFIHMLGYPTHFGQMECLKLIAAAGFPEKRIGYLGLTLLLDERQEVLMLVTNSLKQDLNHSNQFIVGLALCALGNICSAEMARDLAPEVERLLQTRDPNTKKKAALCSIRIVRKVPDLAENFMGSAASLLKEKHHGVLLSAVQLCTELCKASIEALEYLRKRCVEGLVRILRDVSNSSYAPEYDIAGITDPFLHIQVLRLMRTLGQGDADCSEYVNDILAQVATKTESNKNAGNAILYECVETIMGIEATSGLRVLAINILGRFLSNRDNNIRYVALNMLMKAMSVDTQAVQRHRSTILECVKDADVSIRKRALELVYLLVNDTNVKPLTKELVDYLEVSDEDFKEDLTAKICLIVEKFSQDKLWYLDQMFKVLSLSGNFVKDDVWHALIVLISNASELQGYSVRSLYKALQACGAQESLVRVSVWCIGEYGEMLVNNISMLDVEEPITVTESDAVDAVELALKRYSVDVTTRAMCLVALLKLSSRFPPTSERIQEIVVQNKGNTVLELQQRSIEFNSIIQRHQSIKSSLLERMPVLDEASYLVKRATSSQASVSLNKSAPAATPGGSLKLPNGVAKPPPAPLADLLDLSSDDTPASTSAPTAAPNNFLHDLLGIDLTDSSSTGGAPSASTDILMDLLSIGSSPVQNGPPTTSTVISPGQVTKHASATPQVFDLLDGLAPSSPLPDEQTAYPPITAFQSATLKITFNFKKQPGKPQETTMHVSFTNLTSATLTDFMFQAAVPKFIQLRLDPASSSTLPASGKGSVTQSLSVTNNQHGQKPIAMRIRISYKVNGEDRLEQGQISNFPAGL; this is encoded by the exons ATGGACCTTTCCATGAATCCCTTCTCGTCCGGCACACGCCTCCG GGACATGATACGCGCGATACGCGCGTCCAAGACGGCCGCCGAGGAGCGGGCGGTGGTGCGGCGGGAGTGCGCGGCGATACGGGCGGCCATCAGCGGGAACGACCAGGACTACCGGCACCGCAACATGGCCAAGCTCATGTTCATACACATGCTCGGCTACCCCACCCATTTCGGTCAGATGGAGTGCCTCAAGCTCATTGCTGCCGCGGGCTTCCCGGAGAAGCGCATCGGCTACCTCGGCCTCACGCTGCTGCTCGACGAGCGGCAGGAGGTCCTCATGCTCGTCACCAACTCCCTCAAGCA AGATCTTAACCACTCCAACCAGTTCATTGTGGGCCTTGCACTCTGCGCCCTAGGGAACATCTGTTCCGCTGAAATGGCGCGTGATCTGGCCCCTGAGGTGGAGAGGCTGTTGCAAACTAGGGATCCAAATACAAAGAAGAAG GCTGCCTTGTGCTCTATACGAATCGTAAGAAAAGTTCCAGACTTGGCAGAGAACTTCATGGGTTCTGCTGCATCATTACTCAAGGAAAAACATCACGGAGTTCTGCTATCTGCTGTCCAGCTGTGCACAGAACTCTGTAAAGCCAGCATTGAAGCATTGGAGTACTTGAGAAAG CGTTGTGTCGAAGGTTTGGTCCGGATACTGAGAGATGTGTCCAACAGTTCGTATGCTCCAGAATATGACATTGCTGGCATTACAGATCCATTCTTACATATCCAAGTTCTGAGACTCATGCGGACCTTAGGTCAAGGGGATGCGGACTGCAGCGAGTACGTGAATGATATTCTTGCCCAG GTTGCAACAAAAACTGAGTCAAACAAGAATGCTGGAAATGCTATTTTATATGAATGTGTTGAAACCATAATGGGCATTGAAGCTACTAGTGGTTTACGTGTACTGGCAATTAACATTCTGGGTAGATTCTTGTCCAACCGTGATAACAATATAAG ATACGTTGCTCTAAATATGCTTATGAAGGCCATGTCAGTTGACACGCAAGCAGTGCAAAGGCACAGGTCAACAATTCTAGAGTGTGTCAAG GATGCAGATGTCTCTATTCGCAAAAGGGCCCTTGAACTCGTTTACTTACTCGTCAATGACACCAATGTAAAGCCTTTGACAAAGGAGCTTGTTGATTACCTAGAAGTAAGTGACGAGGACTTCAAGGAAGACCTCACAGCCAAAATATGCTTAATAGTTGAAAA GTTTTCTCAAGATAAGTTGTGGTACCTAGACCAGATGTTCAAGGTTTTATCTCTG TCTGGAAACTTTGTGAAGGATGATGTATGGCATGCCCTTATAGTTCTGATAAGCAATGCATCTGAACTTCAAGGATACTCAGTGAGATCGTTATACAAGGCATTGCAAGCATGTGGTGCACAG gAAAGTTTAGTTAGGGTGTCTGTTTGGTGCATTGGTGAATATGGTGAGATGCTGGTCAACAACATTAGTATGCTGGATGTTGAGGAACCAATCACG GTAACAGAATCTGATGCGGTGGATGCTGTAGAGCTAGCTCTTAAACGCTACTCTGTAGACGTTACAACACGGGCTATGTGTCTTGTTGCTCTTTTGAAGCTTTCTTCACGATTTCCGCCAACTTCAGA GAGGATACAAGAGATTGTAGTTCAGAACAAAGGGAACACTGTGCTTGAGCTACAGCAAAGATCAATTGAATTTAATTCCATCATTCAAAGACACCAGTCTATAAA ATCATCTTTGCTTGAGCGGATGCCTGTATTAGATGAAGCTAGTTATTTGGTGAAGCGAGCCACTTCTTCACAAGCGAGTGTTTCATTAAATAAATCTGCTCCAGCAGCCACTCCTGGAGGCTCCCTTAAGCTTCCAAACGGTGTAGCAAAACCACCACCAGCTCCATTAGCTGATTTACTTGATTTAAGTTCTGATGATACTCCAGCGAGTACTTCTGCCCCTACTGCAGCGCCTAATAATTTCCTACACGATCTTTTGGGCATTGACCTGACTGATTCTTCTAGTACAG GTGGAGCTCCATCTGCAAGTACAGATATTTTAATGGATCTTCTATCTATTGGTTCATCTCCTGTACAAAATGGTCCGCCAACAACATCGACTGTTATCTCTCCTGGCCAAG TGACTAAACATGCTTCTGCAACACCTCAAGTTTTCGATCTTCTCGATGGTTTGGCCCCAAGTTCACCACTCCCTG ATGAACAAACAGCTTACCCGCCAATCACAGCTTTCCAGAGTGCAACTTTGAAGATCACCTTCAATTTTAAGAAGCAGCCTGGAAAACCTCAGGAAACTACAATGCATGTCAGCTTTACAAATTTGACTTCTGCTACATTGACAGATTTCATGTTTCAGGCAGCTGTACCAAAG TTCATCCAGTTGCGTTTGGACCCTGCTAGCAGCAGCACCCTTCCGGCCAGCGGGAAGGGTTCAGTTACACAAAGCCTCAGCGTCACTAACAATCAACATGGACAG AAACCAATTGCTATGCGGATCCGGATTTCCTACAAAGTGAACGGCGAGGACAGGCTGGAACAAGGGCAAATCAGCAATTTTCCCGCTGGGTTGTAG
- the LOC127318059 gene encoding AP-1 complex subunit gamma-2 isoform X1, translating to MDLSMNPFSSGTRLRDMIRAIRASKTAAEERAVVRRECAAIRAAISGNDQDYRHRNMAKLMFIHMLGYPTHFGQMECLKLIAAAGFPEKRIGYLGLTLLLDERQEVLMLVTNSLKQDLNHSNQFIVGLALCALGNICSAEMARDLAPEVERLLQTRDPNTKKKAALCSIRIVRKVPDLAENFMGSAASLLKEKHHGVLLSAVQLCTELCKASIEALEYLRKRCVEGLVRILRDVSNSSYAPEYDIAGITDPFLHIQVLRLMRTLGQGDADCSEYVNDILAQVATKTESNKNAGNAILYECVETIMGIEATSGLRVLAINILGRFLSNRDNNIRYVALNMLMKAMSVDTQAVQRHRSTILECVKDADVSIRKRALELVYLLVNDTNVKPLTKELVDYLEVSDEDFKEDLTAKICLIVEKFSQDKLWYLDQMFKVLSLSGNFVKDDVWHALIVLISNASELQGYSVRSLYKALQACGAQESLVRVSVWCIGEYGEMLVNNISMLDVEEPITVTESDAVDAVELALKRYSVDVTTRAMCLVALLKLSSRFPPTSERIQEIVVQNKGNTVLELQQRSIEFNSIIQRHQSIKSSLLERMPVLDEASYLVKRATSSQASVSLNKSAPAATPGGSLKLPNGVAKPPPAPLADLLDLSSDDTPASTSAPTAAPNNFLHDLLGIDLTDSSSTGGAPSASTDILMDLLSIGSSPVQNGPPTTSTVISPGQAVTKHASATPQVFDLLDGLAPSSPLPDEQTAYPPITAFQSATLKITFNFKKQPGKPQETTMHVSFTNLTSATLTDFMFQAAVPKFIQLRLDPASSSTLPASGKGSVTQSLSVTNNQHGQKPIAMRIRISYKVNGEDRLEQGQISNFPAGL from the exons ATGGACCTTTCCATGAATCCCTTCTCGTCCGGCACACGCCTCCG GGACATGATACGCGCGATACGCGCGTCCAAGACGGCCGCCGAGGAGCGGGCGGTGGTGCGGCGGGAGTGCGCGGCGATACGGGCGGCCATCAGCGGGAACGACCAGGACTACCGGCACCGCAACATGGCCAAGCTCATGTTCATACACATGCTCGGCTACCCCACCCATTTCGGTCAGATGGAGTGCCTCAAGCTCATTGCTGCCGCGGGCTTCCCGGAGAAGCGCATCGGCTACCTCGGCCTCACGCTGCTGCTCGACGAGCGGCAGGAGGTCCTCATGCTCGTCACCAACTCCCTCAAGCA AGATCTTAACCACTCCAACCAGTTCATTGTGGGCCTTGCACTCTGCGCCCTAGGGAACATCTGTTCCGCTGAAATGGCGCGTGATCTGGCCCCTGAGGTGGAGAGGCTGTTGCAAACTAGGGATCCAAATACAAAGAAGAAG GCTGCCTTGTGCTCTATACGAATCGTAAGAAAAGTTCCAGACTTGGCAGAGAACTTCATGGGTTCTGCTGCATCATTACTCAAGGAAAAACATCACGGAGTTCTGCTATCTGCTGTCCAGCTGTGCACAGAACTCTGTAAAGCCAGCATTGAAGCATTGGAGTACTTGAGAAAG CGTTGTGTCGAAGGTTTGGTCCGGATACTGAGAGATGTGTCCAACAGTTCGTATGCTCCAGAATATGACATTGCTGGCATTACAGATCCATTCTTACATATCCAAGTTCTGAGACTCATGCGGACCTTAGGTCAAGGGGATGCGGACTGCAGCGAGTACGTGAATGATATTCTTGCCCAG GTTGCAACAAAAACTGAGTCAAACAAGAATGCTGGAAATGCTATTTTATATGAATGTGTTGAAACCATAATGGGCATTGAAGCTACTAGTGGTTTACGTGTACTGGCAATTAACATTCTGGGTAGATTCTTGTCCAACCGTGATAACAATATAAG ATACGTTGCTCTAAATATGCTTATGAAGGCCATGTCAGTTGACACGCAAGCAGTGCAAAGGCACAGGTCAACAATTCTAGAGTGTGTCAAG GATGCAGATGTCTCTATTCGCAAAAGGGCCCTTGAACTCGTTTACTTACTCGTCAATGACACCAATGTAAAGCCTTTGACAAAGGAGCTTGTTGATTACCTAGAAGTAAGTGACGAGGACTTCAAGGAAGACCTCACAGCCAAAATATGCTTAATAGTTGAAAA GTTTTCTCAAGATAAGTTGTGGTACCTAGACCAGATGTTCAAGGTTTTATCTCTG TCTGGAAACTTTGTGAAGGATGATGTATGGCATGCCCTTATAGTTCTGATAAGCAATGCATCTGAACTTCAAGGATACTCAGTGAGATCGTTATACAAGGCATTGCAAGCATGTGGTGCACAG gAAAGTTTAGTTAGGGTGTCTGTTTGGTGCATTGGTGAATATGGTGAGATGCTGGTCAACAACATTAGTATGCTGGATGTTGAGGAACCAATCACG GTAACAGAATCTGATGCGGTGGATGCTGTAGAGCTAGCTCTTAAACGCTACTCTGTAGACGTTACAACACGGGCTATGTGTCTTGTTGCTCTTTTGAAGCTTTCTTCACGATTTCCGCCAACTTCAGA GAGGATACAAGAGATTGTAGTTCAGAACAAAGGGAACACTGTGCTTGAGCTACAGCAAAGATCAATTGAATTTAATTCCATCATTCAAAGACACCAGTCTATAAA ATCATCTTTGCTTGAGCGGATGCCTGTATTAGATGAAGCTAGTTATTTGGTGAAGCGAGCCACTTCTTCACAAGCGAGTGTTTCATTAAATAAATCTGCTCCAGCAGCCACTCCTGGAGGCTCCCTTAAGCTTCCAAACGGTGTAGCAAAACCACCACCAGCTCCATTAGCTGATTTACTTGATTTAAGTTCTGATGATACTCCAGCGAGTACTTCTGCCCCTACTGCAGCGCCTAATAATTTCCTACACGATCTTTTGGGCATTGACCTGACTGATTCTTCTAGTACAG GTGGAGCTCCATCTGCAAGTACAGATATTTTAATGGATCTTCTATCTATTGGTTCATCTCCTGTACAAAATGGTCCGCCAACAACATCGACTGTTATCTCTCCTGGCCAAG CAGTGACTAAACATGCTTCTGCAACACCTCAAGTTTTCGATCTTCTCGATGGTTTGGCCCCAAGTTCACCACTCCCTG ATGAACAAACAGCTTACCCGCCAATCACAGCTTTCCAGAGTGCAACTTTGAAGATCACCTTCAATTTTAAGAAGCAGCCTGGAAAACCTCAGGAAACTACAATGCATGTCAGCTTTACAAATTTGACTTCTGCTACATTGACAGATTTCATGTTTCAGGCAGCTGTACCAAAG TTCATCCAGTTGCGTTTGGACCCTGCTAGCAGCAGCACCCTTCCGGCCAGCGGGAAGGGTTCAGTTACACAAAGCCTCAGCGTCACTAACAATCAACATGGACAG AAACCAATTGCTATGCGGATCCGGATTTCCTACAAAGTGAACGGCGAGGACAGGCTGGAACAAGGGCAAATCAGCAATTTTCCCGCTGGGTTGTAG
- the LOC127318059 gene encoding AP-1 complex subunit gamma-2 isoform X3: MARDLAPEVERLLQTRDPNTKKKAALCSIRIVRKVPDLAENFMGSAASLLKEKHHGVLLSAVQLCTELCKASIEALEYLRKRCVEGLVRILRDVSNSSYAPEYDIAGITDPFLHIQVLRLMRTLGQGDADCSEYVNDILAQVATKTESNKNAGNAILYECVETIMGIEATSGLRVLAINILGRFLSNRDNNIRYVALNMLMKAMSVDTQAVQRHRSTILECVKDADVSIRKRALELVYLLVNDTNVKPLTKELVDYLEVSDEDFKEDLTAKICLIVEKFSQDKLWYLDQMFKVLSLSGNFVKDDVWHALIVLISNASELQGYSVRSLYKALQACGAQESLVRVSVWCIGEYGEMLVNNISMLDVEEPITVTESDAVDAVELALKRYSVDVTTRAMCLVALLKLSSRFPPTSERIQEIVVQNKGNTVLELQQRSIEFNSIIQRHQSIKSSLLERMPVLDEASYLVKRATSSQASVSLNKSAPAATPGGSLKLPNGVAKPPPAPLADLLDLSSDDTPASTSAPTAAPNNFLHDLLGIDLTDSSSTGGAPSASTDILMDLLSIGSSPVQNGPPTTSTVISPGQAVTKHASATPQVFDLLDGLAPSSPLPDEQTAYPPITAFQSATLKITFNFKKQPGKPQETTMHVSFTNLTSATLTDFMFQAAVPKFIQLRLDPASSSTLPASGKGSVTQSLSVTNNQHGQKPIAMRIRISYKVNGEDRLEQGQISNFPAGL; encoded by the exons ATGGCGCGTGATCTGGCCCCTGAGGTGGAGAGGCTGTTGCAAACTAGGGATCCAAATACAAAGAAGAAG GCTGCCTTGTGCTCTATACGAATCGTAAGAAAAGTTCCAGACTTGGCAGAGAACTTCATGGGTTCTGCTGCATCATTACTCAAGGAAAAACATCACGGAGTTCTGCTATCTGCTGTCCAGCTGTGCACAGAACTCTGTAAAGCCAGCATTGAAGCATTGGAGTACTTGAGAAAG CGTTGTGTCGAAGGTTTGGTCCGGATACTGAGAGATGTGTCCAACAGTTCGTATGCTCCAGAATATGACATTGCTGGCATTACAGATCCATTCTTACATATCCAAGTTCTGAGACTCATGCGGACCTTAGGTCAAGGGGATGCGGACTGCAGCGAGTACGTGAATGATATTCTTGCCCAG GTTGCAACAAAAACTGAGTCAAACAAGAATGCTGGAAATGCTATTTTATATGAATGTGTTGAAACCATAATGGGCATTGAAGCTACTAGTGGTTTACGTGTACTGGCAATTAACATTCTGGGTAGATTCTTGTCCAACCGTGATAACAATATAAG ATACGTTGCTCTAAATATGCTTATGAAGGCCATGTCAGTTGACACGCAAGCAGTGCAAAGGCACAGGTCAACAATTCTAGAGTGTGTCAAG GATGCAGATGTCTCTATTCGCAAAAGGGCCCTTGAACTCGTTTACTTACTCGTCAATGACACCAATGTAAAGCCTTTGACAAAGGAGCTTGTTGATTACCTAGAAGTAAGTGACGAGGACTTCAAGGAAGACCTCACAGCCAAAATATGCTTAATAGTTGAAAA GTTTTCTCAAGATAAGTTGTGGTACCTAGACCAGATGTTCAAGGTTTTATCTCTG TCTGGAAACTTTGTGAAGGATGATGTATGGCATGCCCTTATAGTTCTGATAAGCAATGCATCTGAACTTCAAGGATACTCAGTGAGATCGTTATACAAGGCATTGCAAGCATGTGGTGCACAG gAAAGTTTAGTTAGGGTGTCTGTTTGGTGCATTGGTGAATATGGTGAGATGCTGGTCAACAACATTAGTATGCTGGATGTTGAGGAACCAATCACG GTAACAGAATCTGATGCGGTGGATGCTGTAGAGCTAGCTCTTAAACGCTACTCTGTAGACGTTACAACACGGGCTATGTGTCTTGTTGCTCTTTTGAAGCTTTCTTCACGATTTCCGCCAACTTCAGA GAGGATACAAGAGATTGTAGTTCAGAACAAAGGGAACACTGTGCTTGAGCTACAGCAAAGATCAATTGAATTTAATTCCATCATTCAAAGACACCAGTCTATAAA ATCATCTTTGCTTGAGCGGATGCCTGTATTAGATGAAGCTAGTTATTTGGTGAAGCGAGCCACTTCTTCACAAGCGAGTGTTTCATTAAATAAATCTGCTCCAGCAGCCACTCCTGGAGGCTCCCTTAAGCTTCCAAACGGTGTAGCAAAACCACCACCAGCTCCATTAGCTGATTTACTTGATTTAAGTTCTGATGATACTCCAGCGAGTACTTCTGCCCCTACTGCAGCGCCTAATAATTTCCTACACGATCTTTTGGGCATTGACCTGACTGATTCTTCTAGTACAG GTGGAGCTCCATCTGCAAGTACAGATATTTTAATGGATCTTCTATCTATTGGTTCATCTCCTGTACAAAATGGTCCGCCAACAACATCGACTGTTATCTCTCCTGGCCAAG CAGTGACTAAACATGCTTCTGCAACACCTCAAGTTTTCGATCTTCTCGATGGTTTGGCCCCAAGTTCACCACTCCCTG ATGAACAAACAGCTTACCCGCCAATCACAGCTTTCCAGAGTGCAACTTTGAAGATCACCTTCAATTTTAAGAAGCAGCCTGGAAAACCTCAGGAAACTACAATGCATGTCAGCTTTACAAATTTGACTTCTGCTACATTGACAGATTTCATGTTTCAGGCAGCTGTACCAAAG TTCATCCAGTTGCGTTTGGACCCTGCTAGCAGCAGCACCCTTCCGGCCAGCGGGAAGGGTTCAGTTACACAAAGCCTCAGCGTCACTAACAATCAACATGGACAG AAACCAATTGCTATGCGGATCCGGATTTCCTACAAAGTGAACGGCGAGGACAGGCTGGAACAAGGGCAAATCAGCAATTTTCCCGCTGGGTTGTAG
- the LOC127318058 gene encoding RING-H2 finger protein ATL46-like — protein MTPPPSAPNRWLAFPTIDPFVHLNSPDPRSTLRAAGTKKPTTPGSSAQLKSAGVGSFPARNERRIARSTPANDQEEGEKMLLAATQDGGGGGRGLGVSPVVLFVLVVLAVVVFVIGLLHLLVKFLRWRARARAAAAEGGEMAGGGGEGEESALQRQLQQLFHLHDSGLDQAVIDALPVFLYAEVVVGSGAKEPFDCAVCLCEFAGDDRLRLLPLCGHAFHIDCIDTWLLSNSTCPLCRRALAADDAAALLLDAALDEDWRKREEDAVFPVRLGKFKNTSRAAGPVNAATGGIVEGDTSSSSSLDARRCYSMGSYQYVLAEASLQVSVHRRNGDGTNGGAERMRGARGIVASAANPAGGQGKKISAGSKGDSFSVSKIWQWPRNGKGKLPVLASDGDSPAVDGALQWPRRSVGES, from the coding sequence ATGACACCACCACCCTCTGCCCCTAATCGCTGGCTGGCCTTTCCCACTATCGATCCGTTCGTTCACCTAAATAGTCCGGATCCTCGGAGCACCTTGCGAGCTGCGGGAACCAAGAAGCCAACCACTCCGGGAAGCTCAGCTCAGCTCAAAAGTGCTGGGGTGGGGAGCTTCCCCGCACGAAATGAGCGGCGCATTGCCCGGAGCACACCGGCCAACGACCAAGAGGAGGGGGAGAAGATGCTGCTAGCCGCGACccaggacggcggcggcggcggaagggggTTGGGGGTTAGCCCGGTGGTGCTGTTCGTGCTGGTGGTACTGGCCGTGGTGGTCTTCGTCATCGGCCTGCTGCATCTCCTGGTCAAGTTCTTGCGGTGGCGCGCCCGTGCGCGCGCGGCGGCCGCGGAGGGCGGGGAGATGGCTGGTGGCGGTGGTGAGGGAGAGGAGTCGGCGCTGCAGCGGCAGCTGCAGCAGCTGTTCCACCTGCACGACTCCGGGCTGGACCAGGCCGTCATCGACGCGCTGCCGGTGTTCCTCTACGCCGAGGTGGTGGTCGGCTCCGGCGCCAAGGAGCCGTTCGACTGCGCCGTCTGCCTGTGCGAGTTCGCCGGCGACGACCGGCTCCGGCTGCTGCCCCTCTGCGGCCACGCCTTCCACATCGACTGCATCGACACCTGGCTGCTCTCCAACTCCACGTGCCCGCTCTGCCGCCGCGCGCTCGCCGCCGACGACGCGGCCGCGCTCCTCCTCGACGCCGCGCTCGACGAGGACTGGAGAAAGCGGGAGGAGGACGCGGTGTTCCCCGTGCGCCTCGGCAAGTTCAAGAACACGTCCAGGGCGGCCGGCCCCGTCAACGCCGCCACGGGCGGCATTGTGGAGGGCGAcacgagcagcagcagcagcctggACGCCAGGAGGTGCTACTCCATGGGCTCCTACCAGTACGTCCTCGCCGAGGCCAGCCTGCAGGTGTCCGTCCACCGGCGGAACGGCGACGGCACGAATGGTGGAGCGGAGAGGATGAGGGGGGCGAGAGGGATCGTCGCCAGCGCCGCCAATCCGGCCGGCGGCCAGGGGAAGAAGATTAGCGCGGGAAGCAAGGGCGACAGCTTCTCGGTGTCCAAGATCTGGCAGTGGCCGCGCAACGGCAAGGGGAAGCTCCCCGTGCTCGCGTCCGACGGCGACTCGCCGGCGGTGGACGGCGCGTTGCAGTGGCCAAGGAGAAGCGTTGGGGAATCGTGA
- the LOC127318057 gene encoding dehydrodolichyl diphosphate synthase CPT3, which translates to MLDSLISHDPKMLNEKKPDEIIATGVLESLQNFLRKCVIAVLSYGPMPKHIAFIMDGNRRYAKSRSIKEGSGHRVGFSALMASLLYCHEMGVKYITVYAFSIDNFKRDPTEVQTLMELMEEKINELLENRNVINKLNCKINFWGSLDMLTEPVRLAAQKLMASTAQNTGLVFSVCMPYNSTSEIANAVNKLCKERRDMIQGQQAGSCNGLNANGGTRSDISVADLDRHMYTAGCPDPDIVIRTSGETRLSNFLLWQTTFSHLQNPNPLWPEFSWRHLVWGILQYQRVYPYIEQNKTLAKKQL; encoded by the exons ATGCTTGATTCACTCATTAGCCAT GATCCGAAGATGTTGAACGAGAAGAAGCCTGATGAGATCATTGCAACTGGTGTTCTCGAAAGTCTGCAGAATTTTCTACGAAAGTGTGTCATAGCTGTCCTATCCTATGGCCCAATGCCTAAGCACATTGCTTTTATCATGGACGGTAACCGCAGATACGCTAAATCCAGAAGTATCAAGGAGGGCAGTGGCCATAGGGTGGGTTTCTCCGCCCTAATGGCAAGTCTTCTCTACTGCCACGAAATGGGTGTGAAGTATATTACGGTTTATGCATTTAGCATCGACAATTTTAAACGGGACCCGACCGAGGTGCAAACCTTGATGGAGTTAATGGAGGAAAAGATCAATGAGCTATTGGAGAACAGAAATGTTATCAACAAGCTTAACTGCAAGATCAACTTCTGGGGGAGCCTGGACATGCTTACTGAACCAGTGCGGCTAGCAGCTCAGAAGCTGATGGCGAGCACCGCCCAAAACACAGGATTAGTATTCTCTGTCTGCATGCCGTACAACTCGACTTCTGAGATCGCCAACGCCGTCAACAAGCTCTGCAAAGAACGGAGGGACATGATACAGGGACAGCAAGCTGGCAGCTGCAATGGCCTCAATGCTAATGGCGGCACACGCTCAGATATCTCCGTGGCTGATTTGGATCGCCATATGTACACCGCCGGCTGCCCCGATCCAGACATTGTGATCCGTACATCAGGCGAGACACGGCTGAGCAATTTCCTTCTATGGCAGACTACGTTTAGCCATCTTCAGAACCCAAACCCTCTGTGGCCTGAGTTTTCTTGGAGGCACCTTGTTTGGGGGATATTGCAGTACCAGAGAGTCTACCCATACATTGAGCAAAACAAAACTCTGGCGAAGAAGCAGCTGTGA